Sequence from the Nitrosopumilus maritimus SCM1 genome:
CGATAAAGGCACTGGGTTTACTGAAATTATGAAAAAATTCTCAATATCTCGAGATGATGTTATTGCAATTGGTGATAGTGCAACTGATGTTCCTTTATTCAAAGTAGCAAAGACAAGTGTTGCGTTAGGCAACGCATCTGATGATGTAAAATCTGAGGCTACAATGACTGTGTCTGCACATGCAGGTGATGGAGTACTTGAAGCATTAGATAAATTAGCACCCATATTATCTGAGATATAGTATGACTTTCAAATCTATACTTGATGAAATTGAAAATAATCTTAACAAAATTCTAGACGATCTTTCTATTTCTGATGTAAAATTCTCTGTGGAACCTGCAAAGCCTGGATTCGGTGATGTTAGTTCTAATGTCTCCTTCTTACTTGCAAAACAACTCAAGAAAAGCCCTAAAGAAATTTCAGAAATGTTGTCTGAGAAATATTCACAATGTGTTAGTACTCTCGTTTCAAAATCTGAATCTCATCCATCAGGATATCTGAATTTCTATGCTGACTGGCCAAAATTAAACCAGTTAATTTTATCTGAATCAAACTTGCCTGAGTTTGGAGATGTTGATATTGGAAAAAATTCTACTATTGTAGTTGAACACACTAGTGTAAATCCAAACAAAGCTCTTCATATTGGTCATATACGTAACATCATAATCGGTGACACCATTTCCAGAATTTTACAAAAGGCAAACTACAAAGTTAATGTCTTAAACTATGTAGATGATTCTGGATTACAAGTTGCAGACATTATTGTTGGTTTCAAACATTTTGGATATCCGATAGAACCACCTCAAGGAAAGAAATTTGATCATTATTGTGGTGATGATGTTTATGTTAAAACCACCGAGAAATATGAACAAGATTCTAGTTTAGAGGAAATTCGAAAAAATGTTCTCAAAGAATTAGAAGATGGAACTTCTGAAACTGCTCAATTTGCTGATAAAATCACACGTCGTGTACTCTCTAACCAACTTGAGACCTGCTGGAATCTAGCAGTTTCTTATGATTGCCTAAATTTTGAATCTCAGATTATACGTTCAGGTTTGTGGGATGGAATTTTTGAAAAACTCAAAGAAATGAACCTTGTAGAATTTGAAAATGACGGAAAAAACGCTGGATGTTGGGTTATTCGAGGTGAAGGAAAAGAAGAGGATAAAGTGATTGTTAGAAGCAATGGCACTGCCACATACATTGCAAAAGACATTCCATATGCAGCATGGAAATTGGGATTGCTTGATGATCCATTCCATTATGAAAAATATGAAAAAGAACAACCAAACTCTCGTGTTCTATGGCAAACTATACTAAATGATGGTGCTTCTGAATCTCAAAATTTCTCTGGTGATAAAGTAATTACAGTAATAGATTCTCGTCAAGCAAGATTACAAAAAATTATCACTTCTTTAATGGGAAAATTCAAATCAATTCCTGATGCGTATGTTCACCTAGGATATGAATCAGTCACACTAAGTTCTGATACTGCAAAAATTCTTGGATTAGAAACTGATGGCAAACAAGCTCAAATGTCTGGCAGAAAAGGATTGTATGTTAATGCTGATTCTGTTTATGATTTACTAAAAGAAAAAACAACTGAAGAAACCAAGAAGAGACATCCTGAGATGGATGACTCTGAGATTGAAAAAATTTCTCATTCTGTATCTGTTGCAACATTACGTTATGAGATGATCAAACAAGATTTAGACAAAATCATTGCATTTGATTTAACAAAATCTCTTAGCTTGGAAGGTGACACTGCACCATATATTCAATACACTCATGCAAGAGCATCTAGAATTTTAGAAAAATCTGGAAGAACTCCTTCTATTGATGTTGATTTCTCTTTACTCAAAGAACAATCTGAAATTGATTTAGTAAAGATGATTGGCCTTTTCAATTTACAAGTTCGTGATGCTGCAAATAACTTGTCTCCAAAAGTAATTTCTAGATATTGTCATGATTTGGCAGTTACCTTCAACTCTTTTTATGAAAAATCAAAGGTACTTGATTTAGGTGATGAAAAATTAGAAAATTCACGTCTATGTTTGGTAAATTCATTCAAGATAACTATTGAAAAAGCATTGAATCTTTTGGGAATTTCTGCACCTGATAAGATGTAATGTCCCAGTGAGTGCACTACACGAATGCTGGCTGTTCTCACTGGGTTGTTGGCGTGCAAACCAATTATTGTATAGAGAATATTTTAAACCAATAAGTGTTGTGAAATTCATGAAAACTAAGCTTTTGATAATTTTTGTATCTCTTGGTCTGTTTGTATCAATTCCTTATGCTTTTTCTTCTGAACCTGTAGGTATTCTTGTTCATCCTCCTCCATTAAAACAAGTTCAATTAGAAATTTCATTACATGAAATACAATGTAATGGTGATCGTACTTTGATTTGGCAAAAAGATACTTTGAAACCTGCTTGTGTTTTTCATGAATCTGAATTAATTTTTGACAGGAAATGGGCTAAGATGAGAATTGGAATGCCTGCTGAAGAGATAACTCAAGAAAAACTCTGTTTATGGTATGCAGATAACCTACCAAAATATTTGAAACCCTACTGTATATCTGAATCTAAAGTTTTGCAAAGTGACTCCAAACCTCTAGTAGTGATGGTTGCACCATCAATTAATGAAGAGTATTATCGAGAAGTTTTTCACGACATTATAGATTATGACATACAAACTGTCAACACAATATATGGAAAAGACAATGTAGTATTGCTTGTAGATAAAGAAACAAAACATTTGTTTGAAGGAAAGATTCCTGATGATGCTTTACTTGAGGCAAATGTTGCAGATATTTGGATACGTGATTTTGGAACTGTAGATACCATGACAGAAGTAAAATTTGATTTTAAACCTCAATATCTGACAAATGAGGATTCTGTCTGGATTAATGACAGTTTTGAAGATTGGTATGATCAAAAAAATCTATCTGGTAAAAAATCTGAATTAATCTTAGATGGCGGGAATCTTGTCTTTAATGGAAAAGACAAGGCAATAACTACTGTAAGAGTTTTTGAAGATAATCCTCAATATGATGAATTAGCGATTGATTCCAGATTAAAGGAATTACTACAAGTCACTGAGATTGCCTATCTTCCTGAAGAAGAGGGTGACATTACAGGGCATTCAGATGGAATGGTGATGTGGGCAGAACCTGATAAATTACTAGTCAATGAATATGAAGAACCTTTTAGAAGTCAGGTATTGGGAGAACTTGAAGCATCATTATCTGGAGTTGAGATAATTGAAATTCCTTATGTGAATCAGAATGAATTTTGGAGGGACTGGCCTTCTGCATGTGGGTATTATCTCAATTCTCTTGTAACAGATGATTTCATCTACGTTCCCGTTTACGGTTTAACCGAAGATCAAATGGTGTTGGAATTGATTCAATCTCATACTAGTAAGGAAGTAATCAGTATTGATGCATCAAATGTTTGTTTTATGGGTGGAAGTGTTAGATGTCTTACTTGGACTGTAGATGGATTAAATGCAGAAAAAATCCTTGAACACTAACTTATCCGTACATTGATTTTTCAGTTGTTTCATCTGCAGGATTTGACTGTCCTGCAAAACCACTAAAATTTGCACGAAGAATTTTTTGAATGTGTGCAGTAACCCTTGCTACATTATCCCAAACATCATGAAATGACACTCTGTTTAGAACTTGCTCATCTACATGTGAAAATATTGCCAAACCTGCAATGTTTTCCTTATCTTTGACCCATTGATGTCCAACATTACAAACTGTACATATTTCACTGATGTCCATAACTGCTTTTGAAAATGATGGATTTTTCATTACCAATAATTTTGAATCATCTGGTGGAAATCTCATATTTACATTCAAATGAATTCTATCTGTTCTGTTTGCATTTTTACTTACAATAACATTTGTTCCAACTCTAAATTGCCATTCAATTAGATTACTTTTCTCTCTAACTTTTTCTGTTTGATCTTCGTAATTGATGTTAGTTACTTTGATAAAATCTTCTACAAGATCTTTCATTTCGTCAGAAGTCTTTGTCATGAAACCACTCAGAATATCTGTAATATATGCATGTTATAGAAAAAAGAGATTTAGTGGCTGTGTCCACAACCGCAGGAGTCATGTCCATGACTACCTTGTGATTCCTTTCCGTCACATCTAGAGCATTTGTCTGAACCTGTTGCAGAGAAAAATCCTATGCCACAAGAGACACATTTTTGATTTGCCATGGGTTTAATGAAAAATTACTGTATTTATTGAATACTGATTTATCCGCTTGGTCTGGCGCTTCCTACTTCGCCTTTCTTTTGGAATTTTCTGTATTCACCTATTACTCCACTACATTTTTCACAGACATATTGCCCTCTTTCAATTAAGATCAAATTGTCTGCAACTTCTTCATTAGGACTTTCTTCTAACTGAATTTTTGGTGGATTATCAAATTCTGTTTCACAATTATTACAATAGTGTTTGAGCATTTTTTCAGTTTCAATTTTTCCAATTGGAGCCAAAAATAATTTTCCAACACCTAGATCTGCTTTTTTAGCTTGCTCATCAGTAAGGTCTGCAATAACATATCCTCCAGAACCTTGAACTTTTAATTCTGCCATTTCACATTGTTCTTTTTTTAGTTATTAAAATACTATTTGTGATAAAATGATGATTGTTGATAACAACGAGACACACGGAAAGCGTATTTTTTTCCTAGGACGTTGACCTAACATGAAACGCTTTCCATACCATCACTCTACGACGCAGAACAACGGTTTTCTCGTTATATAATATACGTCAAAATGATATTTAACAATGATCATGATTATCACCTGATGCCAACCTTGTATTCATCATGAATTGATGAACACTTTGGAATTTGATACAGTTATCATTTCTGCCATTGCAATTGGAATTTTTTCTTTTTTTGCAACATCTGCCAATTCGTTTTGGTGTTCTTCTCTCAAATGTTTTAGAAATTCTTCTTCTTCGATGTTGTTCTGTTTGAAATTACATTCTGGAAATACACAGTTGAAATTCAATTTTTACTCTCTAACTCTTTGATTTTAGCCTCAAGTTCTTGAATTTTTTTTCGTAATTCTATATTTTCATCTCGAAGTGAATCTATCTCTCTTTGGTGTATTTCACTAAGATCCATAATTTTTCTCATCTGTCTGTAAACTTAAGCGTAATGTTTGCTTTCTCAAAC
This genomic interval carries:
- a CDS encoding arginine--tRNA ligase; protein product: MTFKSILDEIENNLNKILDDLSISDVKFSVEPAKPGFGDVSSNVSFLLAKQLKKSPKEISEMLSEKYSQCVSTLVSKSESHPSGYLNFYADWPKLNQLILSESNLPEFGDVDIGKNSTIVVEHTSVNPNKALHIGHIRNIIIGDTISRILQKANYKVNVLNYVDDSGLQVADIIVGFKHFGYPIEPPQGKKFDHYCGDDVYVKTTEKYEQDSSLEEIRKNVLKELEDGTSETAQFADKITRRVLSNQLETCWNLAVSYDCLNFESQIIRSGLWDGIFEKLKEMNLVEFENDGKNAGCWVIRGEGKEEDKVIVRSNGTATYIAKDIPYAAWKLGLLDDPFHYEKYEKEQPNSRVLWQTILNDGASESQNFSGDKVITVIDSRQARLQKIITSLMGKFKSIPDAYVHLGYESVTLSSDTAKILGLETDGKQAQMSGRKGLYVNADSVYDLLKEKTTEETKKRHPEMDDSEIEKISHSVSVATLRYEMIKQDLDKIIAFDLTKSLSLEGDTAPYIQYTHARASRILEKSGRTPSIDVDFSLLKEQSEIDLVKMIGLFNLQVRDAANNLSPKVISRYCHDLAVTFNSFYEKSKVLDLGDEKLENSRLCLVNSFKITIEKALNLLGISAPDKM
- a CDS encoding agmatine deiminase family protein, with the translated sequence MKTKLLIIFVSLGLFVSIPYAFSSEPVGILVHPPPLKQVQLEISLHEIQCNGDRTLIWQKDTLKPACVFHESELIFDRKWAKMRIGMPAEEITQEKLCLWYADNLPKYLKPYCISESKVLQSDSKPLVVMVAPSINEEYYREVFHDIIDYDIQTVNTIYGKDNVVLLVDKETKHLFEGKIPDDALLEANVADIWIRDFGTVDTMTEVKFDFKPQYLTNEDSVWINDSFEDWYDQKNLSGKKSELILDGGNLVFNGKDKAITTVRVFEDNPQYDELAIDSRLKELLQVTEIAYLPEEEGDITGHSDGMVMWAEPDKLLVNEYEEPFRSQVLGELEASLSGVEIIEIPYVNQNEFWRDWPSACGYYLNSLVTDDFIYVPVYGLTEDQMVLELIQSHTSKEVISIDASNVCFMGGSVRCLTWTVDGLNAEKILEH